From Cannabis sativa cultivar Pink pepper isolate KNU-18-1 chromosome 8, ASM2916894v1, whole genome shotgun sequence, a single genomic window includes:
- the LOC115699020 gene encoding protein CRABS CLAW, with product MTSIAHEEKVNNMEFTPPSDHLCYVRCNFCTTVLAVALPYKRFLDTVTVKCGHCSNLSFLSTRPTPLQPHQFLDQYPLMTHLPGFCNNDHLRKGSSSGSSPSSTTSGDPMSSTGAPFVVKPPEKKHRLPSAYNRFMKEEIQRIKSANPEIPHREAFSAAAKNWARYIPHPPAGSVSGSNKRILQQ from the exons ATGACCAGTATA GCGCACGAGGAGAAAGTGAACAACATGGAGTTCACTCCACCGTCCGATCATCTCTGCTACGTCCGATGCAACTTCTGTACCACCGTTCTTGCG GTTGCTCTTCCATACAAGCGTTTCCTGGACACAGTGACAGTGAAATGTGGTCACTGCAGTAACCTTTCCTTTCTTAGCACCAGACCAACTCCACTCCAACCTCATCAATTTCTCGATCAATATCCCTTGATGACTCATCTTCCG GGGTTTTGCAATAATGATCATTTGAGGAAGGGTTCATCATCAGGATCCAGCCCATCCAGTACCACGTCTGGCGATCCAATGTCCTCAACAGGAGCTCCCTTTGTTGTTAAAC CTCCTGAGAAGAAGCACAGGCTACCTTCAGCTTACAATAGATTCATGAA AGAGGAGATTCAACGCATCAAATCGGCCAATCCTGAGATTCCACATAGGGAAGCTTTCAGCGCTGCAGCCAAGAAT TGGGCTAGGTACATTCCTCATCCGCCTGCTGGATCAGTTTCGGGAAGCAACAAAagg ATTTTGCAGCAATGA